From a region of the Macrobrachium nipponense isolate FS-2020 chromosome 3, ASM1510439v2, whole genome shotgun sequence genome:
- the LOC135222256 gene encoding LOW QUALITY PROTEIN: EF-hand domain-containing family member C2-like (The sequence of the model RefSeq protein was modified relative to this genomic sequence to represent the inferred CDS: inserted 1 base in 1 codon) produces MGGVTTPVVEKVELRYYLEDDTAEVRVHHLTPHQDALTPAKPHLPTKFLKRGPVAKELSEVNGAGSLGAVGRPTLNLVGLRGAGAHLKDRRPQALPSPSFLKPSELLLGNAVSVGGRLMRLCDCDSFTTIYYKNVFDIDQVPVGYKYLQKSIGMHQTPRITPLDPRWLEEPPRDPLHPLPTTVTTIVGGYHARDIRDGYEGTILRFGARLVTDKEKDREREFVINFYVFDSTVSVFEVPRLNSGMRAGMFLSRGLVVKGENGECVRGQDLYAGNVIMLNSHTFYITHADEFTLNFMETHADEYPQANYNVALDKARQVLGHHELTDLLRKWTPSDPDKTGFAPTSLVQSALFSALGSLGSSSVNKQHIASLVQRHRQLGAAPPSRQQLTHLAALHLKRKNFDGIPDLMSGLRGRDIEAKGVLPACDLRAAVVATRLPFPTALTDALVESFKREDGTIDYAHFCHELDYRIRPXIHDHIPCQLDEASLEVALRRLEDKVDYINLVADLEGSANSHHFAGSGVV; encoded by the exons ATGGGTGGGGTCACGACGCCTGTGGTCGAAAAGGTAGAACTTCGATACTACTTAGAGGACGATACAGCCGAGGTCCGCGTTCATCATCTCACTCCCCATCAAGATGCCCTGACGCCTGCCAAACCCCACTTGCCCACGAAATTCCTGAAGAGGGGACCCGTGGCCAAG GAACTATCAGAGGTCAACGGAGCTGGAAGTTTAGGAGCCGTGGGTCGTCCAACCCTGAACTTGGTTGGACTTCGAGGGGCGGGGGCCCACCTCAAGGACCGGAGACCACAG GCGCTGCCCAGTCCATCTTTTCTGAAGCCTTCCGAACTCCTGCTGGGGAATGCCGTGTCCGTCGGAGGACGCCTCATGCGACTCTGCGACTGCGACTCCTTCACAACCATCTATTATAAGAACGTTTTTGACATTG ACCAAGTACCTGTGGGGTACAAGTACCTGCAGAAGAGCATCGGGATGCACCAGACGCCTCGAATCACGCCTTTGGATCCTCGGTGGCTGGAAGAACCTCCCAGAGATCCTCTGCACCCTCTCCCCACGACGGTCACTACCATAGTGGGCGGGTATCACGCCCGCGACATCAG GGACGGTTATGAAGGAACCATCCTGCGCTTCGGAGCCAGACTTGTCACCGACAAGGAgaaagaccgagagagagaattcgtcatCAATTTCTATGTCTTCGACTCGACAGTGTCTGTCTTTGAGGTTCCCAGACTGAATTCAG gcaTGCGAGCTGGTATGTTCCTGTCGAGAGGCCTGGTAGTGAAAGGCGAAAATGGGGAGTGCGTCAGAGGTCAAGATCTTTACGCTGGTAATGTGATCATGCTCAACTCCCACACCTTCTACATCACCCACGCTGATGAATTCACCCTGAACTTCATGGAAACACACGCTGATGAG TATCCCCAGGCAAACTACAACGTGGCCTTAGATAAGGCTCGGCAGGTGCTAGGTCACCATGAACTGACCGATCTCCTGCGGAAATGGACGCCGAGCGACCCTGACAAGACAGGGTTCGCCCCAACGAGTTTAGTTCAGAGTGCGCTGTTTTCAGCACTAG GTTCGTTGGGGTCATCCTCCGTGAACAAACAACACATCGCCTCCCTCGTGCAGCGACACCGCCAGCTGGGGGCGGCGCCCCCTTCGCGCCAACAGCTCACTCATCTGGCTGCTCTGCATCTCAAAAGGAAGAACTTTGACG GAATTCCTGACCTCATGTCTGGACTGCGTGGGCGTGACATCGAGGCCAAGGGCGTCCTGCCCGCATGTGACTTGAGGGCAGCTGTGGTGGCCACGAGACTTCCTTTCCCGACAGCACTCACCGACGCCCTGGTGGAGAG CTTCAAACGGGAAGATGGCACGATTGACTACGCACATTTCTGCCATGAACTTGATTACCGGATACGAC ATATCCACGATCACATTCCTTGTCAA CTGGACGAAGCGTCGCTGGAAGTGGCCTTACGGAGATTAGAAGACAAGGTTGACTACATAAACCTTGTTGCTGATCTGGAAGGAAGCGCTAACTCACATCACTTCGCTGGTTCAGGCGTCGTTtga